From Glycine max cultivar Williams 82 chromosome 11, Glycine_max_v4.0, whole genome shotgun sequence, the proteins below share one genomic window:
- the LOC100793736 gene encoding alcohol-forming fatty acyl-CoA reductase isoform X1 → MELASVHDFLKGKTILVTGATGFLAKLFVEKILRVQPNIKKLYLLLRAENPHIATQRLHDEVLAKDLFKVVREMWGADFGSFISEKVLAVAGDVSLENLGLKDLNLREKMWEDIDIIVHAAAATKFDERFDIAMSINTMGALHALNFAKNCSKMQILLHLSTAYVCGEAKGLVPEEPFHMGQTPNRSSTLDINVEKLLIEEKMEELRAQNAGEQTATSVMKNLGIIRANLHGWPNAYVFTKAMGEMILFNMKGDVPLIIARPTTVLSTHSEPFPGWIEGVRTVDVFVVLYGKGKLRRSVGRRNTIIDAIPADMVINSMIIALLEAQYSKSLSKTLLYHIGSSLRNPFTISDLEDVAYQYFTKNPLINKNGKPVAISNKVTWISSMSSFERYMKIRYVLPLMGLNVVSKVCCHCYDDFHMESQRKLQTLMKITRLYKPYLLFEGTFDDKNAEILRMAKNKAGDDLGRFNFDPRNIDWMDYVLNAHIPGLVKYVVK, encoded by the exons ATGGAGTTAGCAAGTGTTCACGACTTTCTAAAGGGAAAAACCATTTTAGTTACCGGTGCAACGGGATTCTTAGCAAAAC TTTTCGTGGAGAAGATATTAAGGGTTCAACCAAACATAAAGAAGTTATACCTTCTTCTAAGAGCAGAAAATCCTCATATAGCTACCCAACGCTTGCACGATGAG gttTTGGCGAAGGACTTGTTCAAGGTGGTACGAGAAATGTGGGGTGCAGATTTTGGCTCCTTCATATCCGAGAAAGTGTTGGCTGTTGCTGGCGATGTTTCTCTTGAGAACTTGGGACTTAAAGACCTAAACCTAAGGGAAAAGATGTGGGAAGATATAGATATCATAGTTCACGCTGCTGCTGCTACCAAGTTTGACGAGAG ATTTGATATTGCAATGAGCATAAACACGATGGGAGCTCTTCATGCTCTGAACTTCGCTAAGAACTGTAGTAAAATGCAAATTCTTCTCCACTTATCTACTG CTTACGTATGCGGTGAGGCCAAAGGACTAGTACCTGAGGAGCCTTTTCACATGGGTCAGACCCCAAATAGGTCCTCAACATTAGACATCAACGTTGAAAAACTGCTAATTGAGGAAAAAATGGAGGAGCTCCGGGCACAAAATGCTGGTGAACAAACAGCCACATCGGTCATGAAAAACCTTGGAATTATAAG GGCAAATTTACACGGATGGCCAAATGCCTATGTATTTACAAAAGCGATGGGAGAGATGATTTTGTTCAATATGAAAGGTGATGTACCTTTGATCATCGCACGCCCTACTACAGTACTCAGCACTCACTCTGAACCATTCCCCGGTTGGATTGAAGGTGTGAG AACGGTTGATGTTTTTGTTGTCTTGTACGGTAAAGGAAAATTAAGAAGATCGGTTGGTCGTCGGAATACAATTATCGACGCG ATACCAGCTGACATGGTGATAAATTCCATGATAATAGCATTATTAGAGGCTCAATATTCAAAGAGCCTTTCCAAGACATTGCTTTACCATATTGGTTCTTCGTTGAGAAATCCATTCACAATTTCCGATCTTGAGGATGTAGCCTATCAATACTTCACAAAAAATCCTTTGATCAACAAAAATGGAAAACCCGTGGCTATCTCCAACAAAGTTACGTGGATCTCTAGTATGAGTTCATTTGAAAGATACATGAAGATTCGATACGTGCTACCTCTAATG GGATTAAATGTGGTGAGTAAGGTATGTTGCCATTGTTACGATGATTTTCACATGGAAAGTCAACGAAAACTCCAAACATTGATGAAAATAACAAGACTTTATAAACCTTATCTCCTATTTGAGGGCAC CTTTGATGACAAGAACGCAGAAATTTTACGGATGGCAAAAAACAAAGCAGGAGATGATCTTGGGAGATTTAACTTTGATCCCAGGAACATTGATTGGATGGACTATGTGTTAAACGCCCACATTCCTGGACTCGTGAAGTATGTTGTTAAGTAA
- the LOC100794780 gene encoding T-complex protein 1 subunit beta has product MAIDNIFKHEASEEKGERARMASFVGAMAIADLVKTTLGPKGMDKILQSTGRGREVTVTNDGATILKSLHIDNPAAKVLVDISKVQDDEVGDGTTSVVVLAGELLREAEKLVAAKIHPMTIISGFRMAAECARNALLEKVVDNKADSEKFRSDLLNIAMTTLSSKILSQDKDHFAKLAVDAVMRLKGSTNLESIQIIKKPGGSLMDSFLDEGFILDKKIGIGQPKRIENAKILVANTAMDTDKVKIYGARVRVDSMARVAQIETAEKEKMREKVQKIIGHGINCFVNRQLIYNFPEELFADAGILAIEHADFDGIERLALVTGGEIASTFDNPESVKLGHCDLIEEIMIGEDKLIHFSGVAMGQACTIVLRGASHHVLDEAERSLHDALCVLSQTVNDSRVLLGGGWPEMVMAKEVDALAKKTPGKKSLAIEAFSRALLAIPTIIADNAGLDSAELISQLRAEHQKEGCTSGIDVISGSVGDMAERGISEAFKVKQAVLLSSTEAAEMILRVDEIITCAPRRREDRM; this is encoded by the exons ATGGCG attgataatatttttaaacatgaaGCCAGTGAAGAAAAAGGAGAGCGGGCCAGAATG GCTTCTTTTGTTGGAGCCATGGCTATTGCTGACTTGGTGAAGACAACCTTGGGGCCAAAGGGAATG GATAAAATTTTGCAGTCAACAGGTAGAGGACGTGAAGTTACTGTCACTAATGATGGTGCTACAATCTTGAAGTCCCTCCATATTGATAACCCAGCTGCTAAAGTCCTTGTTG ACATATCAAAAGTACAAGATGATGAGGTTGGGGATGGAACTACCTCAGTTGTTGTATTGGCTGGTGAACTTTTAAGGGAGGCAGAAAAGCTGGTTGCAGCCAAGATTCATCCTATGACAATAATATCAG GTTTCCGAATGGCAGCAGAGTGTGCTCGTAATGCTTTGTTGGAGAAGGTTGTGGACAACAAAGCAGATTCTG AGAAATTCAGGTCAGACTTATTGAACATTGCAATGACTACTTTGAGCTCCAAGATTCTCTCACAGGACAAGGATCATTTTGCAAAATTAGCTGTGGATGCTGTAATGAGACTAAAG GGAAGCACTAATTTAGAATCTATCCAGATTATAAAGAAACCTGGAGGCTCATTAATGGATTCATTCTTAGATGAAGG ATTCATTCTTGACAAGAAAATTGGTATTGGACAACCCAAGCGGATAGAGAATGCAAAGATACTGGTGGCAAACACTGCCATGGACACAGACAAAGTGAAGATATATGGTGCACGTGTTCGTGTTGATTCTATGGCTAGAGTTGCTCAAATTGAAACAgcagagaaagagaaaatgagagaaaaggtgcagaagataaTAGGTCATGGTATCAACTGTTTTGTTAACAGACAGTTGATTTACAATTTTCCAGAGGAGCTCTTTGCTGATGCGGGAATATTGGCTATTGAACATGCTGATTTTGATGGTATTGAGCGTCTGGCTTTGGTAACTGGTGGTGAAATTGCATCAACCTTTGACAATCCTGAGTCTGTTAAGCTTGGGCATTGTGACCTTATTGAGGAGATTATGATTGGCGAGGATAAACTGATTCATTTTTCTGGTGTTGCTATGGGGCAGGCATGTACAATAGTTCTGAGAGGGGCTAG CCACCATGTTCTTGATGAGGCTGAAAGGTCATTGCATGATGCCTTGTGCGTGCTATCTCAGACTGTCAATGACAGTAGAGTGTTGCTTGGAGGTGGGTGGCCTGAGATGGTGATGGCAAAAGAAGTTGATGCGTTGGCTAAGAAAACTCCTGGAAAGAAGTCTCTTGCTATTGAGGCATTCTCCCGTGCACTCTTGGCTATTCCAACGATCATTGCTGATAATGCTGGTTTGGACAGTGCTGAGTTGATTTCTCAACTCCGGGCAGAGCATCAGAAGGAGGGCTGTACTTCTGGAATTGATGTTATTTCTGGCTCT GTTGGAGACATGGCTGAACGCGGAATATCTGAAGCATTCAAAGTCAAGCAAGCTGTATTGCTATCTTCAACAGAGGCAGCTGAGATGATCCTTAGAGTTGATGAAATCATCACTTGTGCTCCAAGGAGGAGAGAAGACAGAATGTAA
- the LOC100793736 gene encoding alcohol-forming fatty acyl-CoA reductase isoform X2: MELASVHDFLKGKTILVTGATGFLAKLFVEKILRVQPNIKKLYLLLRAENPHIATQRLHDEVLAKDLFKVVREMWGADFGSFISEKVLAVAGDVSLENLGLKDLNLREKMWEDIDIIVHAAAATKFDERFDIAMSINTMGALHALNFAKNCSKMQILLHLSTAYVCGEAKGLVPEEPFHMGQTPNRSSTLDINVEKLLIEEKMEELRAQNAGEQTATSVMKNLGIIRANLHGWPNAYVFTKAMGEMILFNMKGDVPLIIARPTTVLSTHSEPFPGWIEGVRTVDVFVVLYGKGKLRRSVGRRNTIIDAIPADMVINSMIIALLEAQYSKSLSKTLLYHIGSSLRNPFTISDLEDVAYQYFTKNPLINKNGKPVAISNKVTWISSMSSFERYMKIRYVLPLMGLNVVSKVCCHCYDDFHMESQRKLQTLMKITRLYKPYLLFEGT; the protein is encoded by the exons ATGGAGTTAGCAAGTGTTCACGACTTTCTAAAGGGAAAAACCATTTTAGTTACCGGTGCAACGGGATTCTTAGCAAAAC TTTTCGTGGAGAAGATATTAAGGGTTCAACCAAACATAAAGAAGTTATACCTTCTTCTAAGAGCAGAAAATCCTCATATAGCTACCCAACGCTTGCACGATGAG gttTTGGCGAAGGACTTGTTCAAGGTGGTACGAGAAATGTGGGGTGCAGATTTTGGCTCCTTCATATCCGAGAAAGTGTTGGCTGTTGCTGGCGATGTTTCTCTTGAGAACTTGGGACTTAAAGACCTAAACCTAAGGGAAAAGATGTGGGAAGATATAGATATCATAGTTCACGCTGCTGCTGCTACCAAGTTTGACGAGAG ATTTGATATTGCAATGAGCATAAACACGATGGGAGCTCTTCATGCTCTGAACTTCGCTAAGAACTGTAGTAAAATGCAAATTCTTCTCCACTTATCTACTG CTTACGTATGCGGTGAGGCCAAAGGACTAGTACCTGAGGAGCCTTTTCACATGGGTCAGACCCCAAATAGGTCCTCAACATTAGACATCAACGTTGAAAAACTGCTAATTGAGGAAAAAATGGAGGAGCTCCGGGCACAAAATGCTGGTGAACAAACAGCCACATCGGTCATGAAAAACCTTGGAATTATAAG GGCAAATTTACACGGATGGCCAAATGCCTATGTATTTACAAAAGCGATGGGAGAGATGATTTTGTTCAATATGAAAGGTGATGTACCTTTGATCATCGCACGCCCTACTACAGTACTCAGCACTCACTCTGAACCATTCCCCGGTTGGATTGAAGGTGTGAG AACGGTTGATGTTTTTGTTGTCTTGTACGGTAAAGGAAAATTAAGAAGATCGGTTGGTCGTCGGAATACAATTATCGACGCG ATACCAGCTGACATGGTGATAAATTCCATGATAATAGCATTATTAGAGGCTCAATATTCAAAGAGCCTTTCCAAGACATTGCTTTACCATATTGGTTCTTCGTTGAGAAATCCATTCACAATTTCCGATCTTGAGGATGTAGCCTATCAATACTTCACAAAAAATCCTTTGATCAACAAAAATGGAAAACCCGTGGCTATCTCCAACAAAGTTACGTGGATCTCTAGTATGAGTTCATTTGAAAGATACATGAAGATTCGATACGTGCTACCTCTAATG GGATTAAATGTGGTGAGTAAGGTATGTTGCCATTGTTACGATGATTTTCACATGGAAAGTCAACGAAAACTCCAAACATTGATGAAAATAACAAGACTTTATAAACCTTATCTCCTATTTGAGGGCACGTAA